AGGTGTGCTGAGTTTTCTATTTCATAAAATTTTGCGTCTGGAATGCCATCTGATATCTCCTTTACAATTTCAGGAGGTGTAACTTTTTCATCATCTTTTCCTGCAACTACAATAGTTGGTATATTAATATCTTTTAAAATATCTCTGTTATCTTCCCTATTTGCAAGGGCTGTTAAAGCGTTAATAATTCCTTCTTCTGTTGCCTGGTTCATTATACATTCAAGCTCTTTCATTTTTTTACTGTCTTTTTTTGTGGATGGTGAAGTTTGAGCGTCAAGCATGGCTTCAATTAAAAAGCTTTTTCCTTCATTTTTTATTTTTTCAATTGTTGCCATTCTTGTCTTTTTCGCTTCTTCTGTGTCAGCCTGTGCCCGTGTTGAAACAAATACAAAACCTTCTGCTATTTCTCTATGTCTTTTCCAGACATCAAACATTATGTATCCACCCATAGAATCACCAACGGCAACTACTTTTTTAATTTTATTTTCATATAATTTTGAAACTATATAATCTGTGTACTGCTTTATGTCTTTAAAAGTTGGAAATACAGGAGTTTCTCCAAATCCTGGATAATCAACCGCTATATAAGGTATATTTTCTTTCTCAAGGGCTTCAAACTGATATTTGTACATATTGCTGTTTAAAGGAAAAGCATGTAAAAACAGTACAGCTTTTTCAAAGTATATTTTCATAAGCCTTTCCCTCCTTTTAATAATTTAAATCAAATGCACTTCTAACATTTCCAAGTAAAGATTTTACACCCTGATATTTACCACTGCAAATATTATCTTTTTCAAGCATCAGCCACTGGTCATAAGTTAAGGGCGAATCTTTTATAAATTCACCTACAACTGCAATAGGAAGAAGAAAAATTCTTGGAACTTCTATGACTTTTTTATTTTCTCCTATTACTTTTAATGCAAACTCAAAGAGCTGTTTATATGTTATCACCTCTGTCCCACAAAGCTCATATGTGTTGTTTTGGATAAAATGCTCCAACACTTTTAAAAAGCAGTCTTTAACATCAAATATGTGGACAGGCTGTACTTTTCCTTTTGGTGCAAAGAAAAATGGGGTAATTTTTGAAAATTTTTTAAATTCTTTGAAAAGTAATTGTTCTCTGCCAATTATAATAGAAGGTCTAAATATTGAATAATGTAAACCAGATGCTTTTACATATTCTTCTGCTGCAGCTTTCGTCTTTAAGTATCTACTTTTGGAGTTTATATCTGCTCCAAGTGCAGACATTTGTATAAAATGTTTTATATCTAATTTTACTGCTCCATTAACAAGTTTTTCTGTAAAAGTGTAATGTACTTTTTCAAAAGTTATGTTTTTTTCTCTATCTTCTTTTAGAATACCAAGTAGATTTATAATTACATCTGGATTTTCTTTTACTACAAGTTTATCTAAATCTTCTGTAAATTTTATTAATTTTGTGTTTTCATTTAAATTTAAAACCTTTTTAGCTTTTTCAAAGTTTCTTACAGGTAGTATTAAACTATACTTTTTAGACAGTTCATTTGCTATATATCGTCCTACAAAGCCTGTTGAGCCTGTAATTAATATTTTCATGGTTTCGGCAGATAAACTTTAAAAGATGAACCTTTACCAAGTGTGCTTTCCACACTTACCTTTCCTTTATGTGCTTCTGCTATATGCTTAACAATAGAAAGCCCAAGACCTGTACCGCCTACATTTCTACTTCTTGATTTATCAACCCTGTAAAATCTTTCAAATATAAGCGGTAAAGCCTCCTTTGGAATTCCTATTCCTGTATCTTTTACTTCTATAACAGTGTAGTCTTTATCTAAAAAACCTTTAACTTCTACTTTTCCATTTTCTTTGTTGTATTTAATTGCGTTTTCAATTAGATTTTTTAACAATATGGAAAGTTTTTTCTCATCTCCGTAAATTTTGAAATTTTCATTAACTTTATTATAAAATTTAACATTTTTTTCCTGCGTCAGATGTGATAAATCTTCATAAATCTGGTCTATAAATCTTTTTAGATTTATGTTCGTTTTTATTATTTTGTCTTCTTTTGATTCAAGTCTTGCTATTATTAAAAGGTCGTTTATTAGGGTATTCATCTGATTTATTCTTTTTTGTGCCATTGATATAAATTTTCTTTTACCTTCGTCGTATTCTTCAGTTTCAAGGGTTTCTATTACACCTTTTAAAACTGCTATGGGAGTTTTAAGTTCATGGGAAACATTAGAAACAAAATCTTTTTTTGCCTGCTTATACACCTCAAAAGGAGTTATATCTGTAAGATGGACAAATTTTTTATTGTCTATATGATAGACCTTAACTAAGAATTTCTTATCATCTATTATTATTTCTTCCTGAACGTCTTTTTCATACTCGTGGGCAATTATTGAATAAAGGTAATTATTTTTTATAACATCTGCAAAATGCTTGCCTTCAGGCTCTTTAATATTGAGAAGGGTTTCAACATACTTATTTGCATAATTTATTGTCTTATCTTCGTCAATAACAATTATCCCCTCTTTAAGGTAATCTAAAAATTTTAAGAAGGTTTCAAAATCACTTAATTTAATCTTCTTTACTGTTTCCATTTTCATCAAGTTCCTGATGTCTGAGCATTTTTCCTTCTTTCATGTAAATTACTTCTTCTGCAAGATTTGTTGCTATATCTGCA
This DNA window, taken from Persephonella sp., encodes the following:
- a CDS encoding alpha/beta hydrolase, which codes for MKIYFEKAVLFLHAFPLNSNMYKYQFEALEKENIPYIAVDYPGFGETPVFPTFKDIKQYTDYIVSKLYENKIKKVVAVGDSMGGYIMFDVWKRHREIAEGFVFVSTRAQADTEEAKKTRMATIEKIKNEGKSFLIEAMLDAQTSPSTKKDSKKMKELECIMNQATEEGIINALTALANREDNRDILKDINIPTIVVAGKDDEKVTPPEIVKEISDGIPDAKFYEIENSAHLPPFENPTRFNELLIEFLKEINF
- a CDS encoding complex I NDUFA9 subunit family protein, translating into MKILITGSTGFVGRYIANELSKKYSLILPVRNFEKAKKVLNLNENTKLIKFTEDLDKLVVKENPDVIINLLGILKEDREKNITFEKVHYTFTEKLVNGAVKLDIKHFIQMSALGADINSKSRYLKTKAAAEEYVKASGLHYSIFRPSIIIGREQLLFKEFKKFSKITPFFFAPKGKVQPVHIFDVKDCFLKVLEHFIQNNTYELCGTEVITYKQLFEFALKVIGENKKVIEVPRIFLLPIAVVGEFIKDSPLTYDQWLMLEKDNICSGKYQGVKSLLGNVRSAFDLNY
- a CDS encoding ATP-binding protein, producing the protein METVKKIKLSDFETFLKFLDYLKEGIIVIDEDKTINYANKYVETLLNIKEPEGKHFADVIKNNYLYSIIAHEYEKDVQEEIIIDDKKFLVKVYHIDNKKFVHLTDITPFEVYKQAKKDFVSNVSHELKTPIAVLKGVIETLETEEYDEGKRKFISMAQKRINQMNTLINDLLIIARLESKEDKIIKTNINLKRFIDQIYEDLSHLTQEKNVKFYNKVNENFKIYGDEKKLSILLKNLIENAIKYNKENGKVEVKGFLDKDYTVIEVKDTGIGIPKEALPLIFERFYRVDKSRSRNVGGTGLGLSIVKHIAEAHKGKVSVESTLGKGSSFKVYLPKP